A region of bacterium DNA encodes the following proteins:
- a CDS encoding NADH-quinone oxidoreductase subunit I, with translation MTYYPELLRGMWVTSRHFFQNFNRFVGRALGMKVKRPLVTFQYPEERRPIAPRWRGRHRLMLRPDGAPRCVACMMCETACPDKCIYITAGEALDGRVEKYPVAFEIDLLRCCFCGLCVEACPEDAIRMDSGYIDLGGYSRAEFYMDRDFMLKDSALTTHAQYRGELDGVVVTRVDLLAQAKQH, from the coding sequence ATGACCTACTATCCTGAGCTTTTGCGAGGGATGTGGGTCACGTCTCGCCATTTCTTCCAGAACTTCAATCGTTTTGTAGGTCGCGCTCTTGGGATGAAGGTAAAGCGTCCCCTCGTGACGTTCCAGTATCCCGAGGAAAGGCGTCCGATCGCACCGCGCTGGCGCGGCCGTCATAGACTGATGTTGCGTCCAGATGGTGCACCGCGCTGTGTAGCCTGTATGATGTGCGAGACCGCTTGTCCGGACAAGTGTATCTATATTACTGCGGGCGAGGCGCTGGACGGGAGAGTCGAAAAATATCCAGTCGCGTTCGAAATAGATCTTCTGCGCTGCTGCTTTTGCGGACTGTGTGTTGAGGCCTGTCCTGAGGATGCGATTCGCATGGATTCCGGTTACATAGACTTGGGCGGCTACAGTCGGGCAGAGTTCTATATGGATCGCGACTTCATGCTTAAAGATTCCGCACTGACCACTCATGCACAGTATCGCGGAGAGCTGGACGGAGTGGTGGTAACCCGCGTTGACCTATTGGCACAAGCCAAACAGCACTAA
- a CDS encoding aquaporin, whose protein sequence is MNYRTLLAEFVGTFAIVFIAVGAVTADSITNGALGLTGIALAYGLTYGVMVTVTMAISGGHLNPAVSFGVLLSGNMNVGTYIGYVVAQCIGAVAASSLLVKAISPLDLASVNYGITAVGESATAGMATITEIVLTFMLVLAVYGTIVDKRAPKLGGLFVGLAVIAGTFMGGPISGAAMNPARWLGSAVISGDFVDWWVYVIGPLAGAALASVTWSFLARQGGESSQA, encoded by the coding sequence ATGAATTATCGTACATTATTAGCCGAATTCGTCGGAACCTTTGCAATCGTGTTTATTGCCGTAGGAGCGGTTACAGCTGACAGCATTACCAACGGGGCTCTTGGTCTGACGGGCATCGCTTTGGCATATGGTTTGACGTACGGTGTTATGGTCACCGTGACGATGGCGATAAGCGGCGGCCATTTGAATCCGGCCGTCAGTTTTGGCGTGCTTCTCTCCGGAAACATGAATGTTGGGACTTATATAGGCTACGTGGTCGCACAATGTATCGGTGCAGTCGCCGCGTCTTCGTTGCTGGTCAAAGCGATTTCCCCACTTGATCTTGCGTCCGTTAATTACGGAATAACTGCGGTCGGAGAGAGTGCAACGGCGGGCATGGCGACCATTACGGAAATCGTCTTGACATTTATGCTGGTCTTAGCAGTCTATGGAACCATCGTGGATAAACGTGCTCCAAAACTCGGTGGATTGTTTGTGGGATTGGCGGTCATTGCAGGCACTTTCATGGGAGGCCCGATCAGTGGTGCAGCGATGAATCCCGCGAGGTGGTTGGGTTCTGCAGTGATCAGCGGAGACTTCGTGGACTGGTGGGTTTACGTGATTGGTCCGTTGGCGGGGGCGGCTTTGGCGTCCGTTACCTGGTCTTTCTTGGCCAGGCAGGGCGGCGAATCTTCGCAAGCCTAG
- a CDS encoding aspartate 1-decarboxylase: MLREILGGKIHSATLTETKLDYEGSCAIDRDLLDAAGIACYERVHVYNITSGARLDTYAIPAKRGSGKVGLNGAAARLGQQGDKVIIVSYVQVSDEELPKHRSKVVLVDNRNQISRVIEHKGALPR, from the coding sequence ATGTTACGCGAGATACTCGGCGGAAAAATCCACTCCGCAACACTGACAGAAACAAAGCTGGATTACGAAGGCAGTTGTGCCATTGACCGCGATTTGCTCGATGCGGCAGGCATCGCTTGCTATGAGCGCGTTCACGTCTATAATATCACCAGCGGGGCGCGTCTGGATACATACGCAATACCTGCAAAACGCGGTTCAGGCAAAGTCGGCCTGAACGGAGCGGCTGCGCGCCTCGGACAACAGGGTGACAAAGTGATTATTGTCTCGTATGTTCAGGTGAGTGATGAAGAGCTTCCCAAACATCGATCCAAAGTTGTCCTCGTGGACAATCGAAACCAAATTTCCAGAGTTATTGAGCACAAGGGAGCATTGCCCAGATGA
- a CDS encoding leucyl aminopeptidase, translating into MKITPVTGALKGRTDAIAVCLFDDELKAPKLTGLDRRTVSAFAKLISASRFSGKHTETVVHFSDGAQAPLLILQGLGSRQDFTWRRLRLSAGSVIRAAKSNSAKNLALFSTNSYGGDLDAGKTARAITDGLILGHWSFDHYKPKSKQDSVAQVSIYFATPARQKAAVKPIALAQILAESQNLARDYGTHPANVVNTDYLRTEARKLARMGVKVSTLERSQLQKLGMNLLLAVGQASAMPPRVIVMDYHPRGAKKTIAFVGKGLVFDSGGLNIKVTMMDEMKSDMCGAAAVLAAMHGIARLKPKHRVLGVIGACENAIGGNAYRPSDIYTAYNGKTVEIGNTDAEGRLVLADTLSYVVDKYQPNLLVDIATLTGAAKIALGNHADAVFSNSEQVSKQVIAAADAAFDRMWPMPLYEEYGEEMKGATAVLKNAGSDRWGGACRAAAFLQEFVGDTPWAHIDIAPTAFPAVPSSLSPRMTASGTATKTLIELAMGV; encoded by the coding sequence ATGAAGATTACTCCCGTAACCGGTGCGCTTAAGGGCCGTACCGATGCCATCGCGGTCTGTCTGTTCGACGACGAGCTGAAGGCTCCGAAACTCACAGGGCTGGACAGGCGCACGGTCTCAGCGTTCGCAAAACTGATTTCTGCGTCGAGGTTTTCGGGCAAGCATACAGAGACAGTCGTGCACTTTAGTGATGGTGCTCAGGCTCCGCTGCTCATTTTGCAAGGGCTTGGGTCGCGACAGGACTTTACGTGGCGCCGCCTGCGACTGTCGGCTGGGTCCGTGATTCGCGCGGCAAAGAGTAATTCGGCAAAGAATCTCGCGCTCTTCAGTACGAACTCTTACGGCGGAGATCTCGACGCGGGGAAGACTGCGCGCGCAATTACGGACGGTTTGATCCTCGGTCATTGGAGCTTTGATCATTACAAGCCCAAGTCGAAGCAGGACTCGGTCGCGCAAGTCAGTATCTACTTTGCCACGCCAGCGCGACAGAAAGCGGCGGTAAAACCCATCGCGCTCGCTCAGATTCTCGCGGAATCTCAGAATCTTGCACGCGACTATGGCACGCATCCAGCAAACGTGGTGAATACAGACTACCTGCGGACGGAGGCGCGCAAACTTGCGCGAATGGGAGTCAAAGTCTCGACACTCGAGCGGTCGCAGCTCCAGAAGCTCGGGATGAATCTTCTGCTTGCTGTGGGCCAAGCCAGCGCAATGCCTCCTCGTGTGATTGTGATGGACTATCATCCTCGTGGCGCGAAAAAAACCATTGCCTTTGTCGGCAAAGGGTTAGTCTTCGACAGCGGAGGACTGAACATCAAAGTGACGATGATGGACGAGATGAAGAGCGACATGTGCGGAGCCGCTGCGGTGCTTGCGGCGATGCATGGCATCGCCAGACTCAAGCCGAAGCATCGCGTGCTTGGGGTCATTGGAGCGTGTGAAAATGCCATTGGCGGCAATGCCTATCGCCCCTCGGATATCTACACCGCCTACAACGGCAAGACAGTCGAAATTGGCAACACCGATGCCGAAGGCCGCTTAGTGCTCGCCGACACGTTGTCCTACGTTGTGGACAAGTATCAGCCGAATCTTCTTGTGGACATTGCGACTCTGACCGGTGCGGCCAAGATCGCCCTTGGCAATCACGCGGATGCGGTCTTTTCAAATTCTGAGCAAGTCTCAAAGCAGGTCATTGCTGCTGCGGACGCGGCTTTTGATCGTATGTGGCCGATGCCGCTTTATGAAGAGTATGGCGAGGAAATGAAGGGAGCAACGGCTGTCTTGAAGAACGCCGGATCAGATCGCTGGGGTGGCGCCTGCCGCGCTGCCGCATTTCTACAGGAGTTTGTCGGTGACACTCCTTGGGCGCACATTGACATTGCGCCAACGGCATTCCCTGCCGTTCCGTCGTCGCTCTCGCCGCGAATGACCGCCAGCGGGACTGCGACAAAAACGCTTATTGAGTTGGCGATGGGGGTGTAA
- a CDS encoding bifunctional homocysteine S-methyltransferase/methylenetetrahydrofolate reductase, with product MSQRRNQELLERLREEVMIVDGAIGTSLYSHGFSHRSCFDELNETHPQIVEELHRDYIAAGAQVIETNTFGANLFKLGDHGFAEKTRLLNRLGAQIARRAAGDAIYVAGSIGPLDRVLEPIGPVTLEQAHEAFREQIMGLLEGGVDLFIVETISNLLEMREAIAAIRESCDLPIVATMTFTEDGKTLVGDKPSQVKRALVEYGADVIGANCSVGPQPMLDVIERMGSSEVPLCAQPNAGNARVIGGRYLYLASPQYFAEYAARFVDAGVSLIGGCCGTTPEHIRAIADAVKGRKPGKAHVYVNGDITEEDGRVKGPHRGLPFSEFRANLGKRFQISVEIDPPRSYDPGPFIRHAQRLKAAGVDLINVADSPLARARMSAVAMAHLIRRDAGVDVLLHVSCRDRNAIGLQSELLGAHTLGVLNILAVTGDPTNVGDYPFAKGVFELDSIGLSRMVTQLNHGKDLTGRDLDEPTHFLLGVAVNPTSPKLDLEYDRFKQKIDSGAQFAFTQPLFDPRTLDKFMNRIAAFASIPIFVGIMPLRSAKHAEFIHNEIPDMFVPPDIRERMRNAGTEGAKVGVEISQRFLLDTKEMVQGAYLMPPFNKFDMAIDVIQVLDREPVAD from the coding sequence GTGAGTCAACGTAGAAATCAGGAACTGTTGGAAAGACTGCGGGAAGAGGTCATGATTGTCGATGGAGCGATCGGCACGAGCCTCTACTCGCATGGCTTCTCGCATCGTTCCTGCTTTGACGAACTCAATGAGACTCATCCGCAAATAGTCGAAGAGCTTCACCGTGATTACATCGCGGCCGGCGCACAAGTGATTGAAACAAACACTTTCGGCGCAAACCTGTTCAAGTTGGGCGACCACGGGTTCGCCGAGAAGACGCGCCTGTTGAATCGATTAGGAGCGCAGATTGCCAGACGAGCCGCAGGAGACGCCATTTACGTTGCGGGATCGATCGGACCGTTGGATCGCGTGTTGGAACCGATTGGCCCAGTGACTTTAGAGCAGGCGCATGAGGCGTTCCGCGAGCAGATCATGGGACTGCTCGAAGGCGGAGTCGACTTGTTCATCGTTGAGACGATTTCGAATCTGCTGGAAATGCGCGAGGCGATTGCGGCAATTCGTGAATCCTGCGACCTCCCGATCGTCGCGACCATGACTTTCACAGAAGACGGTAAGACTCTCGTTGGAGATAAGCCTTCGCAAGTCAAGCGCGCCCTAGTTGAGTATGGCGCCGATGTAATTGGAGCAAACTGTTCTGTCGGTCCGCAGCCGATGCTGGATGTCATCGAACGCATGGGGTCCTCGGAAGTCCCGCTCTGCGCACAGCCTAACGCGGGTAATGCGCGGGTTATCGGAGGTCGCTATCTATATCTCGCGTCGCCGCAGTACTTCGCAGAGTACGCCGCAAGATTCGTTGATGCAGGAGTGTCCCTGATTGGCGGGTGCTGTGGTACGACCCCCGAACATATTCGTGCAATTGCCGATGCGGTCAAGGGCCGCAAACCTGGCAAAGCTCATGTTTATGTCAACGGCGATATCACGGAGGAGGATGGACGAGTAAAGGGACCGCATCGCGGATTGCCCTTTTCGGAGTTCAGAGCCAATTTAGGCAAAAGATTTCAAATCTCGGTCGAGATAGACCCTCCGCGTAGCTACGATCCCGGACCGTTCATCCGCCATGCTCAGCGGCTGAAAGCGGCAGGAGTGGACTTGATCAACGTCGCGGACTCTCCGCTTGCTCGCGCCCGTATGAGCGCAGTGGCGATGGCGCACCTGATCCGTCGGGATGCCGGTGTGGATGTCCTGTTGCACGTGTCTTGCCGTGATCGAAACGCAATTGGTCTGCAATCTGAGTTGCTTGGCGCACACACGCTTGGTGTATTGAATATCTTGGCAGTGACCGGCGATCCCACAAATGTTGGCGATTATCCGTTTGCGAAAGGGGTCTTTGAGTTGGACTCCATCGGGCTATCCCGAATGGTTACGCAGCTGAATCACGGAAAGGATTTGACGGGGCGGGACCTTGATGAGCCGACTCATTTTCTGCTCGGTGTGGCCGTGAATCCTACCTCTCCAAAGCTTGATCTCGAATACGATCGATTTAAGCAAAAGATCGATTCAGGAGCACAGTTTGCATTCACTCAGCCGCTCTTTGACCCGCGTACTCTCGACAAGTTCATGAACCGTATCGCTGCATTCGCCAGCATCCCGATCTTTGTCGGAATCATGCCGTTGCGCTCTGCAAAGCACGCCGAGTTTATTCATAACGAAATCCCAGATATGTTTGTCCCCCCGGATATCCGCGAGCGCATGCGCAACGCAGGTACCGAGGGGGCAAAAGTCGGGGTCGAGATTTCTCAACGATTCTTGCTCGACACGAAAGAGATGGTGCAGGGCGCTTACCTCATGCCACCCTTCAATAAGTTTGACATGGCGATCGACGTCATACAGGTATTGGATCGCGAGCCTGTTGCTGACTAA
- a CDS encoding NADH-quinone oxidoreductase subunit H: MFIDLGIIVGKIAFVLVNILNGAGILTWVERKQSALISDRIGANRASILGIKLLGLVNSLADALKLIFKEDFVPPRGVRVLHFLAPVFAMAPVFFTMAIIPFGPPIELWGREVKLQILDLDIGMLYILAFGSMAVYGTMLAGWASNSKYALLGGMRASAQMISYEIILGLSLIGPILVFGTLEPGRMVFAQNNYLWGWLPQWGVIMQPVAFLLFLPAAMAETKRAPFDLPEGESEIIGFATEYSGMRWGMFFLGEFAEIVVLAGVMTTVFFGGYHIPFLFDATEKLGQAGFHFPWGAYFPLGEWTVVILRMVAFGVKLSVLMWLQMQIRWTFPRFRYDQLMRVSWREMMPIALLNIAVTGLLVLWLAK; the protein is encoded by the coding sequence ATGTTTATAGACCTTGGAATAATCGTCGGCAAAATTGCCTTTGTGCTGGTCAATATTTTGAACGGCGCCGGCATCTTGACATGGGTCGAACGCAAACAGAGCGCTTTGATATCGGATCGTATTGGTGCGAACCGCGCGTCGATACTGGGCATCAAATTGCTCGGTTTGGTTAATTCGTTGGCCGACGCGCTCAAGCTTATCTTCAAGGAAGACTTTGTTCCCCCCAGAGGTGTGCGCGTTCTGCATTTTCTGGCGCCGGTCTTTGCCATGGCACCTGTCTTCTTCACGATGGCAATTATCCCGTTTGGTCCGCCAATTGAATTGTGGGGACGCGAGGTCAAGCTGCAGATTCTCGATCTCGACATTGGGATGCTGTATATTCTTGCGTTCGGATCGATGGCCGTCTATGGTACAATGCTTGCCGGCTGGGCGTCGAACAGCAAATATGCGTTGCTGGGCGGCATGCGTGCCTCTGCTCAAATGATTTCCTATGAAATCATTCTTGGCCTGTCCCTGATTGGTCCTATCCTCGTCTTTGGTACGCTTGAACCGGGTAGGATGGTTTTCGCGCAGAATAATTACCTGTGGGGATGGCTGCCGCAGTGGGGCGTCATTATGCAGCCGGTTGCCTTCCTGCTCTTCCTGCCTGCCGCAATGGCGGAAACCAAGCGAGCGCCGTTCGACTTACCTGAAGGCGAGTCTGAAATCATCGGATTTGCCACTGAGTACTCAGGGATGCGCTGGGGGATGTTCTTCTTAGGCGAATTTGCGGAAATCGTCGTGCTCGCCGGTGTCATGACTACCGTCTTTTTCGGCGGCTATCACATCCCCTTCCTATTTGACGCGACGGAAAAGCTTGGTCAAGCGGGTTTCCATTTCCCATGGGGTGCCTACTTCCCGCTCGGCGAGTGGACCGTGGTCATCTTGAGAATGGTTGCCTTCGGTGTCAAACTAAGTGTGCTGATGTGGCTGCAGATGCAAATCCGCTGGACATTCCCACGTTTCCGTTACGACCAATTGATGCGTGTCTCGTGGCGCGAAATGATGCCCATCGCACTTCTGAATATCGCCGTTACGGGTTTGCTTGTCTTGTGGCTGGCAAAATAA
- a CDS encoding 4Fe-4S dicluster domain-containing protein: MQRETLPVDVLIVGAGPAGLACAYHLKQLVKQANASGNGPGEIEIMVIEKARELGAHNLSGAVMDPRALNELLPDWRERDFPVERFVEDEGIYYLTQTGKFKAPWTPPPLRNHGFPIVSVNRLVKWLGELCEAEEILIATETPGQHLTYDGTRVSGVQTGDKGVNKQGEQKNSFEPGALIESRVTVLTEGTRGSLTKEATTRLNLHGEMPQTYVLGVKEVWELPKSLSTRGTVYHTLGYPLGQLFGGSWIYSMRDNLISIGLVTDLAYRNPYTDPHYNFQKFKQHPWIKELLRDGKMLGYGAKTIPEGGWFSMPKLYADGLLLAGDSASFLNSQRLKGIHLAIKSGMLAAESILYALKRDDTSSASLRIYKDLVDASWVREELWQVRNFHQAFESGFFGGMFQVAAQFVSSGRGFKAKLLSDETHTHMSKVKELGLKNRDEVLASRAREFDRVLTFDKLSDVYKSKTLHEEDQPVHLHVADTEICRTKCREEFGNPCEFFCPANVYEMVADEERGGVKLQINASNCVHCKTCDIMDPYKIITWVPPEGGGGPEYSDL, from the coding sequence ATGCAACGTGAAACTCTTCCAGTAGATGTTCTGATTGTCGGTGCGGGTCCGGCCGGTCTTGCGTGCGCGTACCACCTTAAGCAGCTCGTCAAGCAAGCCAATGCCAGTGGAAATGGCCCCGGCGAGATCGAGATCATGGTCATCGAAAAGGCTCGCGAACTCGGCGCACACAACTTGAGTGGCGCCGTAATGGACCCGCGCGCACTGAACGAGCTTCTTCCTGATTGGCGCGAACGTGACTTTCCCGTGGAGCGATTTGTCGAAGACGAAGGTATCTACTACCTCACTCAGACCGGCAAATTCAAGGCTCCGTGGACGCCGCCCCCATTGCGCAATCACGGCTTTCCAATCGTGTCCGTAAATCGACTGGTGAAGTGGCTTGGCGAACTGTGCGAAGCGGAAGAGATTCTGATTGCGACTGAAACACCCGGCCAGCATCTGACCTACGATGGCACGCGAGTCTCTGGTGTGCAGACCGGCGACAAGGGAGTAAACAAGCAGGGCGAACAGAAGAATTCATTCGAACCCGGAGCCTTGATTGAGTCGCGTGTCACGGTTCTCACGGAAGGAACCCGCGGGTCGCTAACCAAAGAAGCCACAACTCGGCTGAACCTGCACGGCGAGATGCCGCAAACCTACGTGCTCGGAGTCAAGGAAGTCTGGGAACTTCCCAAATCACTCTCGACTCGTGGTACGGTCTATCACACATTGGGATATCCTCTGGGTCAATTGTTCGGAGGCAGTTGGATCTACTCGATGAGAGACAATCTCATCTCGATTGGATTGGTCACCGATCTGGCCTATCGGAATCCTTACACCGATCCGCACTACAATTTCCAGAAATTCAAACAGCACCCGTGGATAAAGGAGCTGCTTCGCGACGGGAAAATGTTGGGCTACGGTGCCAAAACTATTCCCGAAGGTGGCTGGTTCTCAATGCCTAAGCTGTATGCTGACGGACTGCTGCTCGCGGGTGACAGCGCAAGTTTTCTGAACTCTCAACGCCTGAAGGGCATTCACCTTGCCATCAAGTCGGGAATGCTCGCCGCCGAATCAATTCTGTATGCGCTCAAACGTGATGATACTTCGTCGGCATCGCTGAGAATCTATAAAGACCTCGTGGACGCCAGTTGGGTGAGGGAAGAACTCTGGCAAGTGCGCAACTTTCATCAGGCGTTTGAAAGCGGTTTCTTTGGCGGAATGTTTCAAGTTGCGGCGCAATTTGTCTCGAGTGGCCGCGGCTTCAAGGCCAAGCTGCTCTCCGATGAAACGCACACACATATGTCGAAAGTCAAGGAACTCGGCTTAAAGAATCGCGATGAAGTGCTTGCTTCACGGGCTCGCGAGTTTGACCGCGTACTGACATTCGACAAACTCTCAGACGTCTACAAGAGCAAGACGCTCCACGAAGAGGATCAACCTGTCCATCTCCATGTGGCGGATACCGAAATCTGCCGCACCAAGTGCCGCGAAGAATTCGGAAATCCTTGCGAGTTTTTCTGTCCTGCGAACGTCTACGAAATGGTGGCCGACGAAGAACGCGGCGGCGTGAAGTTGCAGATTAACGCATCGAACTGTGTGCACTGTAAGACATGCGACATTATGGATCCGTACAAAATCATCACCTGGGTTCCGCCTGAAGGAGGCGGAGGGCCGGAGTATTCGGATCTCTAA
- a CDS encoding nitronate monooxygenase translates to MSDFSLQWPSSRITDLFGIEHPIIQAGMVWTSGWKLCVAVAKTGCLGMIGAGSMKPELLRQHIHEARRALSADTPFAVNVPLLRGDVKELIQVCLDEEVKIVFTSAGNPALYTETLKKSGATVVHVVPTAKLARKSEERGVDAVVCEGTEAGGHNGVDEIPTFVLVPQVRDAVNIPVIAAGGIVDGRGILSALALGADGVQIGTRFAATKESSSSERYKQAVVDAGESDTILSLKKIGPTRMIKTPFALKCIEYEQRCATPEELQELLGRKREQRGIFEGDWEEGQFEAGMGASLIHDVPTVETLVNRMLAEYRAARERVAGNRR, encoded by the coding sequence ATGAGCGACTTTTCCTTGCAATGGCCGTCTTCCCGAATAACTGATTTGTTCGGGATTGAACACCCAATTATTCAGGCAGGCATGGTCTGGACGTCCGGCTGGAAGCTCTGCGTAGCAGTTGCCAAGACCGGATGTCTTGGCATGATCGGCGCGGGATCAATGAAACCCGAGTTGTTGCGCCAACATATTCACGAAGCGCGCAGAGCACTCTCGGCGGACACTCCCTTTGCGGTGAACGTTCCGCTCTTGCGCGGAGATGTAAAGGAACTGATTCAAGTCTGCCTTGACGAAGAGGTGAAAATAGTCTTCACTTCTGCGGGCAATCCGGCGCTGTACACCGAGACTCTGAAGAAATCCGGCGCAACGGTTGTTCACGTTGTCCCAACGGCAAAGCTTGCGAGGAAGTCCGAAGAGCGCGGCGTGGATGCAGTGGTCTGCGAGGGAACAGAGGCGGGCGGTCATAACGGAGTGGACGAAATCCCCACGTTCGTACTTGTGCCGCAGGTTCGTGATGCGGTGAACATTCCGGTGATTGCCGCCGGGGGTATAGTCGATGGCAGAGGAATCCTCTCTGCGCTTGCTTTAGGGGCGGACGGTGTTCAGATCGGCACACGCTTCGCCGCTACGAAGGAATCCTCGTCAAGTGAGCGCTACAAACAAGCTGTCGTGGATGCCGGAGAATCGGACACAATTCTCTCGCTTAAGAAGATTGGGCCGACGAGAATGATTAAGACTCCGTTCGCGCTTAAGTGCATCGAGTATGAACAGCGCTGTGCGACGCCTGAGGAACTGCAAGAGCTTCTTGGTCGCAAGCGAGAGCAGCGCGGAATCTTCGAAGGAGACTGGGAAGAGGGACAATTCGAGGCGGGAATGGGAGCAAGTCTAATTCATGACGTCCCGACTGTGGAGACGCTCGTGAATCGCATGTTGGCAGAATATCGCGCAGCACGGGAACGTGTGGCGGGAAATCGTAGGTGA
- a CDS encoding MBL fold metallo-hydrolase: MKLAGYEIIALNAGDFKLDGGAMFGVVPKPLWEKQCPSDARNRIEMTTRVLLIRDAKRTILVDAGIGDKDDEKFREIFAMTFPRGSVIEELARHDVSPEQVTDVIYTHLHFDHAGGTTVMRDGSAHPLFPNARHYVQSAQYQHGLTRNPRDRASYIDANYEPVREAGLLEFLEGDIELFPGLHLHLTSGHTPALQMLRITDRARTVFYPSDLIPMAAHVPLPYIMGYDLFPLTTLNDKTRWLERAARERWIIILEHDPKIEAITVTKDAKDRITIDQSGSLDDLWSGSEQ, encoded by the coding sequence ATGAAGCTGGCTGGATACGAGATTATAGCGTTGAACGCGGGAGACTTCAAACTGGACGGCGGTGCGATGTTTGGTGTCGTACCCAAGCCGTTATGGGAGAAACAATGCCCGTCAGATGCGCGTAATCGCATTGAGATGACGACACGCGTGCTATTGATTAGGGACGCTAAACGAACCATTCTGGTTGATGCCGGCATTGGTGATAAAGATGATGAAAAGTTTCGCGAAATTTTTGCGATGACTTTTCCGCGTGGAAGTGTGATTGAAGAACTCGCCAGACACGATGTTTCGCCGGAACAAGTGACTGACGTAATTTATACGCATCTTCACTTCGATCACGCCGGCGGAACGACAGTGATGCGAGACGGATCTGCCCACCCGCTGTTTCCCAATGCGAGGCACTATGTGCAGAGCGCGCAGTATCAGCACGGACTCACCCGCAATCCGCGCGATCGAGCCAGTTACATAGATGCGAATTATGAGCCGGTTCGGGAAGCAGGTCTTCTTGAGTTTCTCGAAGGCGACATTGAACTTTTTCCGGGTTTGCATCTGCATTTGACGTCGGGCCATACTCCGGCACTCCAAATGCTGCGAATCACTGACCGCGCAAGAACGGTGTTCTATCCTTCCGATTTGATCCCGATGGCGGCACATGTGCCGTTGCCCTATATCATGGGCTATGACTTGTTCCCGCTGACCACGCTTAACGACAAAACGCGTTGGCTGGAGCGTGCAGCGCGTGAACGTTGGATTATCATTCTCGAACACGATCCGAAGATTGAGGCAATCACGGTTACCAAGGATGCAAAGGACAGAATAACCATTGATCAATCAGGGTCGTTGGATGACCTCTGGTCTGGAAGCGAACAATGA